A single genomic interval of Adhaeribacter pallidiroseus harbors:
- a CDS encoding AAA domain-containing protein: protein MIAIPEELRRTQALLKIEQEEDLNQYKLKSTRSPISERKENGLCWYPIVITKTEIGFGSKVVVELERTQGKDQLHLFQTGKAAQIFSNATGTQGHDGQVLTGVITSLKRNKLTLATTKEDLPDWIDEGKLGIDLTFDEMSYREMEIALRKVIEAEKSRLAQLRDIILGQEPARFREILFFQLVPELNESQNQAVKNIEQAQDVGIIHGPPGTGKTTTLVQAIMRTLQSERRLLVCAPSNTAVDLLTEKLAAQAINVIRIGNPSRVSDLLLEHTLDAQIMAHRDYKDIKLLRKNAEEYKAMAFQFKRKFGWEEREQRRLMKEESRRMLAEAENLERYIIDDLLDRVQVITCTLVGSANRVIRHLSYDTVFIDEAAQALEPACWIPITRANRVILAGDHCQLPPTIKSLEADKKGLSKTLFEKCIERQSRVAVMLKTQYRMHEHIMNFSNQQFYGGELLAHNSVAAADLEAFHAIFAGNLAVEFIDTAGCGYSEKAFSESSSVANPEEADLLLQHIQHLLKDYDVAQMPEHALKIGIISPYRAQINYLKDEIEHQPPLAELQNRRLLTVGTVDSFQGQERDIIYISMVRSNDAGEIGFLADIRRMNVAMTRARKKLVIVGDSATLTRHPFYNSFLTYTESIGAYKSAWELTHISE, encoded by the coding sequence ATGATAGCTATTCCAGAAGAATTAAGGCGTACCCAAGCCTTACTCAAAATAGAACAAGAAGAAGACTTAAATCAATATAAGTTAAAAAGTACCCGTAGCCCTATCTCTGAACGTAAAGAAAATGGTTTATGCTGGTACCCGATTGTTATTACCAAAACCGAAATCGGCTTTGGCAGTAAAGTAGTGGTGGAGTTAGAACGTACCCAGGGCAAAGATCAATTACATTTATTCCAAACCGGAAAAGCAGCTCAAATTTTTTCGAATGCCACGGGAACCCAGGGCCACGATGGCCAGGTACTAACCGGGGTTATAACCAGTCTGAAAAGAAACAAGCTGACCTTAGCTACTACTAAAGAAGATTTACCCGACTGGATCGACGAAGGAAAATTAGGCATCGACCTGACTTTTGACGAAATGAGTTACCGCGAAATGGAAATTGCCCTGCGCAAGGTAATTGAAGCCGAAAAAAGCCGTTTGGCGCAACTTCGCGATATCATTTTGGGCCAGGAACCGGCCCGTTTTCGTGAAATTTTATTTTTTCAGCTTGTTCCGGAGTTAAACGAATCGCAGAACCAGGCCGTAAAGAACATAGAACAAGCGCAGGATGTAGGTATTATCCACGGACCGCCGGGTACGGGTAAAACCACCACTTTGGTACAAGCTATTATGCGTACTTTGCAAAGCGAACGCCGCTTACTGGTTTGTGCGCCCAGCAATACCGCCGTGGATTTACTCACCGAAAAACTGGCCGCTCAGGCTATTAACGTTATCCGAATTGGTAATCCGTCCAGGGTGTCGGATCTGCTGTTGGAACATACCCTGGATGCCCAGATTATGGCGCACCGCGACTACAAGGATATAAAGTTGCTGCGCAAAAATGCCGAGGAATATAAGGCCATGGCGTTTCAGTTTAAGCGTAAATTTGGCTGGGAAGAACGGGAGCAGCGCCGCTTAATGAAAGAAGAGAGCCGCCGGATGCTCGCCGAAGCCGAAAATCTGGAACGATATATCATTGACGACTTGCTCGACCGGGTGCAGGTAATTACCTGTACCCTGGTAGGCTCGGCCAACCGCGTCATCCGCCATTTATCCTACGACACGGTGTTTATCGACGAAGCAGCCCAAGCCTTGGAACCCGCTTGCTGGATTCCGATTACGCGTGCCAACCGGGTTATTCTGGCGGGCGATCATTGCCAGTTACCTCCTACCATAAAATCTTTGGAAGCCGATAAGAAAGGTTTAAGTAAAACGTTGTTCGAAAAATGCATCGAGCGCCAATCCCGGGTAGCGGTTATGCTCAAAACGCAGTACCGCATGCACGAACACATCATGAATTTTTCGAATCAGCAATTTTATGGTGGCGAACTACTGGCACACAATAGTGTGGCTGCCGCCGACTTAGAAGCTTTTCATGCGATTTTTGCGGGTAATCTGGCGGTGGAATTTATTGACACGGCCGGGTGCGGGTACTCCGAAAAAGCATTTTCGGAAAGTTCCAGTGTGGCTAACCCCGAAGAAGCAGATTTATTATTGCAGCATATTCAGCATTTGTTAAAAGATTATGACGTGGCGCAAATGCCGGAACATGCCTTAAAAATAGGGATTATTTCGCCGTACCGCGCCCAAATTAATTATCTGAAGGACGAGATTGAACACCAACCCCCACTGGCCGAATTGCAAAACCGCCGCTTATTAACGGTAGGTACCGTTGATTCTTTTCAAGGGCAGGAACGCGACATTATCTACATTAGTATGGTACGGAGTAATGATGCCGGCGAAATTGGTTTTCTGGCGGATATCCGGCGCATGAACGTAGCCATGACCCGCGCCCGCAAAAAGTTAGTAATCGTAGGCGACAGCGCTACTTTAACGCGCCATCCTTTTTACAATAGTTTTTTAACGTATACCGAAAGCATTGGGGCCTATAAAAGTGCCTGGGAACTCACCCATATTTCAGAATAA
- a CDS encoding FKBP-type peptidyl-prolyl cis-trans isomerase, which translates to MKISNNTVVSLTYDLSVIDENGEKSHVETAGADNPMVFLYGVSGLPDKFEEKLNGLEEGTSFSFALESEDGYGDYDENALVNIPKNVFEVDGAIPDGMLEPGNFIPMADSEGNQMQGQVVEVSHDEVQMDFNHPLAGKTMHFDGKVVSVREATKEELAHGHVHGEHGHHH; encoded by the coding sequence ATGAAGATCAGCAATAATACGGTGGTGTCCCTCACCTATGACTTAAGCGTAATAGATGAAAACGGCGAAAAGAGCCACGTAGAAACGGCCGGTGCGGATAATCCGATGGTTTTCCTGTACGGCGTTAGCGGGCTACCCGATAAGTTTGAAGAAAAATTGAACGGTCTGGAAGAAGGGACCAGTTTTTCTTTCGCTTTGGAATCAGAAGATGGGTACGGCGACTACGACGAAAATGCTTTGGTAAATATCCCCAAAAACGTTTTTGAAGTAGATGGTGCTATTCCGGATGGAATGCTGGAACCCGGCAACTTTATACCAATGGCCGACAGCGAAGGTAACCAAATGCAAGGCCAAGTGGTAGAAGTAAGCCACGACGAGGTACAAATGGATTTTAATCATCCGTTAGCCGGCAAAACTATGCATTTTGATGGCAAAGTAGTTAGCGTTCGGGAAGCCACTAAAGAAGAACTAGCCCATGGTCACGTACATGGCGAGCATGGGCATCACCATTAA
- a CDS encoding acyl carrier protein phosphodiesterase codes for MNFLAHAYLSGSDEELLVGNFIADSVKGRQKDAYPVGIRKGIELHRLIDTFTDTHAIVKQTKERLRPEYGKFAGVITDMFYDHFLAANFNQFATMPLLHFTEYVYTTVQKYATYLPTEVQYFLPYMIKHNWLYRYAQVSGIKSSLEGLSRRSTFVSNMATATQALELHYPEYQQDFYQFFPDLQTYVKQSLDLDGSHATNKANQVPS; via the coding sequence TTGAATTTTCTAGCACACGCGTATTTATCCGGATCCGACGAAGAATTGTTAGTAGGTAATTTTATTGCGGACTCGGTAAAAGGCCGGCAAAAAGACGCTTATCCGGTCGGTATCCGGAAGGGCATTGAATTACACCGGCTCATCGATACCTTTACCGATACCCATGCCATAGTAAAGCAAACGAAAGAAAGGCTGCGTCCTGAGTACGGGAAGTTTGCCGGCGTTATTACCGATATGTTTTACGACCATTTTCTGGCCGCCAATTTTAACCAGTTTGCAACCATGCCGCTGCTCCACTTTACGGAATACGTATACACCACCGTGCAAAAATACGCCACTTATCTGCCGACAGAAGTGCAGTATTTCTTGCCTTACATGATCAAGCATAACTGGTTATACCGGTACGCACAGGTGAGCGGCATAAAATCTTCGCTGGAAGGTCTGAGCCGCCGCAGTACGTTCGTTTCCAACATGGCCACCGCTACGCAGGCGCTGGAGTTACATTATCCGGAATACCAGCAAGATTTTTATCAATTTTTCCCTGATTTGCAAACATATGTTAAACAGAGTCTGGATTTGGATGGAAGCCATGCAACAAACAAAGCTAACCAAGTGCCAAGCTAA
- a CDS encoding pyridoxamine 5'-phosphate oxidase family protein, producing MENTPNQDLEKLVTLIKDIKTAMFTTAEVDGTLRSRPMRTQEVKPDGILWFFNAEDSAKTHEIKQDRNVNVSFMDDGNNTYVSVSGKARHVKDKAKIDELWHEPLKAWFPEGKDDPNISLIKVTIDQAEYWDAPSSTLVHLYGMVKATLTGEPAHPGENKKISL from the coding sequence ATGGAAAATACGCCTAACCAGGACCTGGAAAAGCTCGTTACTTTAATTAAAGACATTAAAACGGCCATGTTTACCACTGCCGAGGTAGATGGTACTTTGCGCAGCCGGCCCATGCGCACGCAAGAAGTAAAACCCGACGGCATCCTGTGGTTTTTTAATGCCGAAGATTCTGCCAAAACGCACGAAATTAAACAAGATCGCAACGTAAACGTGAGTTTTATGGACGATGGTAACAATACCTACGTTTCGGTTTCGGGTAAAGCCCGCCATGTAAAAGATAAAGCCAAAATAGATGAACTGTGGCACGAACCTTTAAAGGCTTGGTTTCCGGAAGGCAAAGATGATCCGAATATTTCGCTAATTAAAGTTACCATTGATCAGGCCGAGTATTGGGATGCTCCTTCTAGCACTTTGGTTCATTTATACGGCATGGTAAAAGCTACTTTAACCGGCGAACCAGCTCATCCGGGCGAAAATAAAAAGATCAGTTTGTAA
- a CDS encoding spheroidene monooxygenase produces MLPSYSPTPLTTLTLFGLMPKRVRWGLAQMGTSPRQLKLVPGMQFFKLLGSGQGQVFSIKPDFNRYGLFATWHSKAAADDFFQKSELMQLYRENCQEIWTVNLLPYKAHGLWDGLNPFTTLIPEPNPQQPIAVLTRAAINWRSLPAFWKNGTLTSQALEKASGVLAAIGLGELPFVRQATFSIWENQAAMQTYAYQNQAHRSVMQRTRAEKWYKEELFARFAVLSAEGTWNGINPLSRI; encoded by the coding sequence TTGCTCCCCTCTTACTCGCCTACGCCACTTACTACTTTAACTTTATTTGGTTTAATGCCCAAACGCGTTCGCTGGGGCCTAGCCCAAATGGGCACTTCACCACGCCAGTTGAAATTAGTACCGGGTATGCAATTTTTTAAATTATTGGGCAGCGGCCAAGGTCAGGTATTTTCTATAAAGCCTGATTTTAATCGTTATGGCTTATTTGCTACCTGGCACTCCAAAGCAGCTGCCGATGATTTTTTTCAAAAATCGGAATTAATGCAGCTCTACCGCGAAAATTGCCAGGAAATCTGGACGGTGAATCTGTTGCCGTACAAAGCACACGGTTTATGGGACGGCCTAAATCCTTTTACTACTTTAATTCCGGAACCTAACCCGCAACAACCTATTGCGGTTTTAACCCGGGCTGCCATTAACTGGCGATCTTTGCCTGCTTTCTGGAAAAACGGTACACTCACCAGCCAAGCTTTAGAGAAGGCTTCAGGAGTATTGGCCGCCATTGGTTTAGGCGAATTGCCTTTTGTGCGCCAGGCCACTTTTAGTATTTGGGAAAACCAGGCAGCCATGCAAACTTATGCTTACCAGAATCAGGCACATCGCTCCGTTATGCAGCGAACCCGCGCTGAAAAATGGTACAAGGAAGAGTTATTTGCCCGTTTTGCGGTGCTTTCCGCCGAAGGCACCTGGAACGGTATTAATCCCTTATCAAGAATATAA
- a CDS encoding SH3 domain-containing protein, producing MKKLLLSLVLFIQLGFVMAHDNKPVMVVQVKNENVKMFQQAGTSTPVIYTITTEDRVELIRKWNTHWTMVKVNDKVGYVLHSELTYLKDKPEPRAIAKR from the coding sequence ATGAAAAAGCTCCTTCTTTCTCTCGTATTATTTATTCAGTTAGGTTTCGTTATGGCTCATGATAATAAGCCCGTAATGGTAGTACAGGTTAAAAACGAAAATGTAAAAATGTTTCAACAAGCAGGTACATCTACCCCCGTCATTTACACGATTACTACCGAAGACCGCGTAGAACTTATTCGCAAATGGAATACTCATTGGACAATGGTGAAGGTGAACGATAAAGTTGGTTATGTTTTACATTCTGAATTAACTTACTTAAAAGATAAACCAGAACCCAGAGCCATCGCGAAACGCTAA